tTTACAAGTGGCTGGGCATGGAGTGGACAATGTCCTCTACACAGACTGATGGTTGAACAAGTTAAAAGTATGTTTCAGTTTGTATTAAGTTAGCTTTTATATCATCAGTGTAGCAACACTGAGTGTTCTTGAACCTTACTGCATCATGCTAACCCACTAAAGGAGAGAAAGTGCTTTCTGTTCTCCAGTGATCATACAAGTACAGTGCTGTGCTGTAATAAGATTTGGATAGCTCATTGTGAGTGGATTAAATTGTCTCTGCGATGCTGTGCTTTCACAGTATCCTCTTATATTTCTACATTCATAAGTCACCAAAGGCTACAGAACCAGATATTTCACACCCGCTGTTGGGGCTCATATATTTTGTGTTGGTAAGCTGCAGAATCTCCATGATTCATATTGTTTCTTTAAACACCTCATTCTCACAAATTGTGTGAAACAGGCTTATATTTGAGCTGTGGACTCATGACTAGAAAGTGGAGTTATTGGaacagtttgtcagtgtttttctgggGAAGAAGATTCATTCCTTCACTGATTCTTGATAAATGTGATGAGTTTTTGCTGAATAGTTAGCTGATAGTAGAGTGGAGCAATGTGTCTGCACTCAttggccactttattagataCACCTGTGCAGTGTAATGCAATccagtacagcagctctgccatcaatTCTTGTTTTACAGAGTTATAATTTCTCACTTTTTGTTGAAGCTGTCAAagtgttatattattatattatatctagTGTGACAGAGAGCATGGTTACAGATGTCTGGTGTGgataaatgtcagaaaatactcttaaaaataattatgatCCTGGTAAATGAAGAAGTTGCCtgagaaatattacatttttatctttactgtaGTATCATAGTAATAGATGAGATTCACAATCCATTCATCCCCAAAGGGCATAATTTGACACAGCAGCATAGAAATAAATGCATCCAAAGGTAAAAATACCACAAAGTAATAACTTTATAGAATAAAGTACAAAATTACAGTATAGACTAATagcaggagaaaaaagagaagaagaaacattttgcaaacaGGAACTGCTAATACAAATTCAGCATAATGATAATGGTGACTATTTGCAGAATGTAAACAAATAGAGGCCACTGGAGGCAGGGGGCACAGTTGTGTTGATTTATAATATCTTTATAAATACATTCTATAATGCACAGACAGTATATGTGACACAATCACAATCATTATTTTCAGAGAGTAACCCTTTCCTCAGTACCACTACCTAGAGTGACTGCAGTGAGCATTTGCAGTCTATCTCTTTTCAAGGCTGCTGCTGTAACTCCAAATCTGAATGCAGCTTTAAGAATTATGTCTGTGAAATCCAGCAGCCGTCAAAGTCGGCTCTAAATGCAGTGAATCTGAGAAGCATAGGGGAATCTGGTTTTCTAGACAAATGGCCGTCTACAGCAGCCCCACAGTGAAGAGGTCTGAAGGGACAGAGAGACCTCCTCCACACTGTCTGTCCTCCCATTTTAATAGGGCATGCAGCGGGCTAGGCAGACGGATGCCGGACAGATAGCACCTGCTTATCTAATAATGTCCCATATGCTGTTTAATGTCAGGCTCTGCATTACAAAATTGTAATGGCCTGTGCACTGTGTGATAGCAACAGCCAGGGAGGAATATGAAAATCAGatggttgttttatttgtgtgtaagaCAAAGTTATTTAAATCCACCCCTTAACCCTGTGCTGACAAAAAACAACCTCTTCGTTCACTTCTCGCTCTCACTTTTTGGTTTTGTATGGATTAATGACTTTGTGATCACTGCAATAATCTCTGCTTTGTAGCCACACCTCGACCTCAAAGACAAAGCTCAGTCTATCctcggtgtgtttgtgtatgcgCCCCCATCTCCCCCCTGTCTTAATACTACTCCTCTTCCTGCCTGGCTCAGTGACAGGTAGGGCTGTAAATGATTTTGCAGTCTTTTTCTAGCTCAACTCCCGAGACCTTTGAGTATTAATTAAAATGCTGAATGCATTAACTCAGTTTGAGTGTTTATGCTGCTGCTCAGAGGGGAGACTGGATGTGCCCAGCGAGAGTGGAGAAATGCTATGAGATGTGAGCCCGCAGGAGACATCTCTCCTGGTGAGAAGATTTATGAAGTCATGGCTTCCAGGCACcgcatgtttttgttttcatctacgtgaagattttagattttagcaGATCTAGTATAGCAGTGTATTTAGAGGCTTAGGGTCATCAGAAAGATGAAACCAAGCGTGGTAGTGGCTGTAGTCAGCAGGAGGATGTGAGTGAGGCGAGCCAGATTTGCTGCCTCTATAGCAGCAGAGTCCCATCAAGCAGCCACCCAGCcgagagaggcagaggcaggCGTCCTCGCTGCCTGGCAGCACATACTAAAGGGCTCAGAGGACTCCAGAGGCAGAACGCTTTTGTCAGCTGTGGTGGAGCTGTCAGTCAAGCCTGGCCACCAAGCCGTGACTGCATCTGTCTGCCCAAATATTTAGCTTCTTACTGTAGCAGCTGGTGAATCAGATTTATTGGACATTTCAAAAATATCTAAAAAGTCACACTTTCATATCTGTGAAGCAGGGGATGAAAGGATGTTGAACATTTTCCCACTGGCTGCTAAACATCCCcacttttgttttaaattttagcTAAATGCTTCATTACATGTGGAGgacatttgcagttttctgcCCTATTTAACTGCGATGGATTGAGTTAACACAATGTGATCAATGTAGTAATGGATCATCAGAAAATGTAGATGCAAGCATTTTGataattgattatttattaaagaaatttTAATCACAAatccaaaacatttttctcttcaTAAATATGaggattatttatttatttttattttatttctgttaggTGACAGTTAACTGAACATTTTTGGATTTTAGACTGTTAATTGTTAGTTGTTCATTTAAAGAACAGGACAGAGACCTTGGACAGGCATTTCTTTTACCATTTTTGCTACACTGTTTTAGACACTATATCATCAATGAAAAAATCAATTcataatcaataatgaaaatgatcttAGTTGCAGTTCTAGCCTGTGTTATCGTGTCCAGCTCTCTTTGAACTCTGTTTGAACCTTTACTGCTTCAGTGACTGCTGTCAGGGTGGAAGGTTGGTTTAATATTACAAACTCTGCACATGAAAAAGCTGCTTTGcatttctaaaatgcaataaaaactaaactctgTGATTTGTCATGTAGTTCGAACCTTTATttatgtgacaaaaaaaaagattttcagtgttccCTCAAAGACCAACTTATTGTGTCTTTTAAATATAAGCAAATGTCCGCTGCTTGCTAAAATAAAGTTGGGACAGGGGACTGTTGTAATTCATCACCTTTTATTTAAAGACTTAAATTGACTTATTATTAATGTCCACTTGTGTAGTTGTTATGTTTcacatatattaataaatacagCCTACTCTCTGAAGAAGGTCTGATCTATCTCTTCCCCTGGTGCCTGGAAACCTTAACACTAGTTGTGTTcacaaaacactgttaaatgtgGTGCTGTAAGCAAATGCCAGTATGCTCACTGTGACTCAAGGTCTGTTGGTTTATCAACGTCTCTGCCAGATGGAGGACCTTGAAAGTCCTGATGGGagcagcagtggtggaagaaataTTAGGATTCTCTACTTACATGAAAGCTGCAATACCACAATAGAAAATTACTTCGAAAACATTTCAAGTTCACCTCTTGGGTTTGTTAATGAAattacatgaaataataataaagaatttttttacataaaacgACAAGTGACTAGATGTGATCAAAACAGAAGTGTTTGTGCAAACACTCCAAATATGATGTAGCTTGCATTAAACTGTAGCTTAATTTAACTCCATGATCATGGAGAATAGGGTGGTTATggtttctgcatgttttcttaatttaatGTGTGGTTCTAGGACACAGCAGTAAATGTTAATGACTCTTGAAAACAGTCTTCTGATATCTGCACACGGCACTTATTTCATGATGATTTCACATGtggtaaaaatatttttttgaaagctgtattaaagttaaaatgtcaataatgtatttaaatacagagtCAGTGAAATTCATCAGATCTATTAAAAGCTTTCTTTGCCCTAGAGAGCCTTGGTCTGCCTTGCAAGATGTGCGCTTGTTAAAAAttgaaaagaaatattaataatttctGGAGATCTAATCTGTTCATGTATAGCTGTCTGTGTGGGCTTCTATATTTAAAACTGGGACCAGAAAGAGCCTACAGCACCTCTGCCACCACCCAGATAATTCctaaatctttctttttttgactTAATTCAAGCTGTTATGTCAATAATTAACTCCAAATGAGCTATTGCAATGTTTTCTTAGaattattttaagtaatttattttaattgaagtTATTTACACAGGCTGTTATAGTTTAACAAGTGTCTGCTTTTAACCTTTTAAcactgatttgtctttttttagttCACTTCAGTGACCggacataaaaatataaatttgttGACAGGATAACTACAGTCTTGTTCCAAATACTTTACCGTTTCAAATCTTTGAGGCCGTTTATGTTCAACTTAGACTGggtgaaagagaagagaataaatGACGTCCTGTCCTCATGCCAGACTCTCTGAGTTAGTCCACTGTGGGAGCTGGCATCGCCAAGGAAACGAGTGCGTGATCAAGCTGCTGATGCCTGGTACTGTCAAAGTGGGCAGTGGGCACCCTGCTGGACTGCCTAAtatagacaaacacaacagcCACACCTACTTACTTGATCTTTTGTGGgtagtttaaaaatatatatccgTGCATGGTATCAGAATAACTGTTAGTGGGAAGCTGCATCCTCTCGACTGCAGACAGGTGGTTCTGACCGGTCGTCTGTGTTCAGTACACACTCCAGCTGGTCAGTGCCGAAGACTGCAGGCTGGGGTCACACAAGCTGTTAATGAACACCTGGAGCTTGCTGCATAGCTATACGTCAGTCCTTAATGCTCGTGTCCTCTTCCATGTACACTTAGAAACCACGTCTGTTTGCACCACTTGACACGGTCACAAACCACATCCATCTTAGCTAGCTGTCAATGACAGTCTCTCAGACCAAACACATTTCTCCTGTCACaatatgtctttaaatgttACATATATTTATTGTGCCTACTGTCTAATACAATATCAGGAGGCAATAATGTTTTATAAGCACTGTATTATTTTCAAATCAAGCCATTTTATTATTGTGGGATTTTAAGTTCACTTGTCACAGGTCCAAATCCAAACAATTCTGGCATTACAAACTCAGTAAACAAATAAAGCCATATCTGCAGTTGATTATTGATTTCTAGGTTTTGGTCTGAGCCAGAGCACTCGATGATATCACAATAGGCAGCAAAGCAGGAAGCCGCAGGCTTGGCTGTGGAATTTATACATCCCTAGAAGAGAGAACACAGTGCCATCTGCCTCATGACACAAAACGGGAACAATTTGACTGCTATTAGAAGTGGAAAATATATGATTTAGGGAGCCTATttcagtataaacacacacacacacacacacacacaaaaaacttaTTTAAACAGTATAGCGCAGCTGTTCTCATAATTAAAGTGGAATATTTGCACGCTAGTAGGTGACATACTGTAACCTGCTCTAGCTTAAAAAACTGATCCAGTAATCAGCAGTAAGCTTCACAAAAGTTTCCCTTCACAGTGCTGTTGTACTGGATTGTGTTGTATTGTGTATTCAGGGGTGTGTGATGTGATCGGGACTGCAGTTTCATTGTTTAGTTCCTTAGTAAATTGTctgttgtttgcatttcatGTTACTTACAGTGATTTTGATCCATATGTGTCTTCTTTTCCTAAACTAGGCCACAATTGGAATTGACTTCCTGTCGAAAACCATGTACTTGGAAGATCGAACGGTAAGATTCTCAGTTACAGCTTTttaacaacaagaaaaagatttttaatgtttgtgttgtgtcagtGGTGCATGGCATGTTCATCTTTTCAGTAAAGTCTTGTAGGTATTCAGACTTAATATTGCAGAACTGATAAACAGTGTCATCTGTTTGtgatattatacagtatttagatGAATAGAGTCAAACCTGTCTACAGAAGTTCGTTACTTGGGGAGTCTGTCATACAGCACTGTAACCCTGGAAGTGTCGTCATGAGGAATCCAGTCACTaaatcatgtctgtgtgtgactctgGCCTGTGTATAAGCCTGTGTGTCTGGAGGGAGTCTACTGTTTCCAGACTCTCTGGCTATCTAAATAATCTCAGTCTCTtcagctttctctctctgaaccCCAGGTGAGGTTGCAGCTGTGGGACACAGCAGGACAAGAGCGCTTCAGGAGCCTCATCCCAAGTTATATACGGGACTCCACTGTTGCTGTGGTGGTCTACGACATTACAAGTCAGTGTGCCTCAAGGTTTTTTTTAGCTGCTGTTCTACTCTGTTTACACATTTAACGGTCAATATAGTGGCCAGAGCTAATTTCTGGTAAAGGCCCTCTGGGCAAAAACAAACTCCACTGTCACTAATTGTGAAACAGTGTGACAGATTTCACAAATATCACCCTAATATTTACCAAATTGGATCCACTGAGCAGTGACGTGAGACGAATCACATTAACCTCCCCTCCATCAAATTCTCTTAAGAATAAGTGACCAATAATTATTAGTATGTTATGTTTGCCCACTCATTAGAAGAAACACTTGGTGTTTTAAAGGGGAGACTTCTGAGCTCTTCTAAAAGTGCAAAGTCCACAACAGTTTCTGTAACATGACTGCCCTCAAGAGATGAATTTGACATTGTAACCTGGTTTTTCAATGTAAGAAAAGGGTTACCGTCCCCCCAAGCCTCGTTTTCTTTTCACCTTCAAAAACACACTGGGTCTATGTCATCAAATATATGACCTGAACATTTGCGTGAATGCAAACAAACCTACACACTCATTGCAAGGTCCAAGGGATTTATTATGAACTTTAACATGCTACAAAGAATGAGAATTTACAGCACAATAGACTTATTATGTAATTTCAGTTCTGTGTGCATTATTCTTGTATTAGCTACTATCTCATGACTGGAATGCTCTAAGATATAGTTCAGAATTTTTacaaaatactaatactaataaagATTAGTAACATTTAGTGCAAAATGCTCAAGTTGTTCTAAATCAGTGGATTTCACGTTAAACATCTCCAGGCTTGTCAGTGTTTGAAAATCTAGCGTTACGATTTGTGTTTAGAGCAGAAAGAGCAGGAGTGGAAACAGCATCTTTATTTGCCTCTGCTTTGTTTCCCTCAACAGACGTGAATTCATTCCAGCAGACGTCAAAATGGATCGACGAtgtgagaacagagagaggaagtgatgtCATCATCATGCTCGTTGGCAATAAAACAGACCTTGCAGATAAAAGGTATATAGTAACGGTACTGCTGAATCTGCCTCCTAATGCCAGTACTTTCAGTAGTTGTCTCACATGCTTGTCTTTTAGTTGACGTTTCCTTTTATGCCTTGACACCATGGCAACCACAATGTGcagtgtctgtcagtcagtAGGAACATTCAACACGGCACAATACCTCCAGaacaaaacatgataaaaacatcAGGCTGACTCCACAGGCTGTCCCCACGCAGCAGATGATTTGATTAGATGTTAGAGCATCTTGATGAATAAAATTGTATATCAATGAGACAGAAATTATTATCCTGGGATCAATAGAACTTCTTAATACATAATTGAATATGAGTATTGCCTCAGTAATATATAAAGACAGGTATGAAAATTAATGTTTGCTAcgtaatatattaaatattctaATAAAAACACTCATTGAGCGTAGCTGTTTATGTGTAGTGTTATTATGGTGATTGTGACGAGACATGAGGCACCTGAGCTGTCTCTTACGGGAGCAGCTCCTGTCAGGCCACTtgctttgaaatgaaaaaattacTGCTTGCTTGGGGAAATTATTCAGCGATTTAATCCCTGGTGGCACTTGAGCAATCAAGTCTGTGCACAAGgcactttgtttttcatatgtACAGGTATTTAAGTAAATAGCAGTGGTAAAGAGAAGGTGGGAAACAGCTGATGAGACAGGGTGTTTAACAAAGCTGAGAAAGTAGAAAAAATTGATGTAAAGAGGGAATTGGTAAAACGTTAAaagaaatgaagcagaaatatgCAATAGTGGAAGAATAGCACACAGTAATGGGAGAATTGAACCATATAATGACATGTGTGCATTAGGGATGCATATATACAAAATCTTTGCTTGAAATGAAGTTCAGATGCAACCAATGAAGTGAAAAACACTGCTCTAAAAACTCGAAGGCCTATTGACATCATTGAGAAGCCTTTTGCATGTATTTATGTTCGCCAGCTTATTTAGATATACTGAATTTTCACTGGTTTTGAGtatgggtgtttttttttttattttttattttattttactttcaggACTAGAGTTTAGGTGAAAGCATAAAGAAGTTGGCATAGAGCAGTATTGACAACGTGCAGTGATTTTCATATACTAATAATATACATGAGAAGAACACAAAGCACTACATTTTAGAGCTTAGAGTAATAGAACAACAAGCACAtccatctctcctctgtttggtttgtttctatCCTGGAGACATTTGTCAGTGCAGCTGACAGTCCAATAGGCAGTAATACTGAGCATGGAGCTTTATAAAAGTAGAAGGATTAATATTGTTCCCTCATGATACTAATGTGGTGAGCATGCATAAATTGCAGACACATATGCAACAGTTAATTTAATACTCAGCGTTACTTGCCTATGCAGTAACTAACATTTACACTATGTTTAACATGTTGAGGATGTACCACAAGCTCCACAAAGGAATTCCCATTGGCATGCTTGTGGAAACTGCTGCTGATGGCAGTTTCCTGGATATATCTCACAGGATCTGGCAATAAAAATTCATGGCTGCTGTAACAGCAGATAGAACACAAAAGCTCTGGTTTCAGACAACAGAGGGGTTGCATGGCCAAGAACCCACATGAGCATGCACTGACAATACAATTCTACAAAGTACTAAGGAGGATTTCTTTAAGAGAGaccattttatgtattttatatagCATGTTCTGtcaaaatatgttttgctgTCATTTGAAAGTGCAGGTGTGATGTTAAGTgaaattattttgaaaatgtgtacCTCCAGCTATAGAGAGCTGAAAATCACTGAaccttttccattttaatttatgGGTAATTTATCTTAACGGCAAGACCCATTAGTCGGGTCTTAATGGAGTAAGGAAGTCAAGGCTATTTGCTGCACTAACATCACCTCGCCTCCTCTCCTAATTTGCTCCCTCTTAAAGGTAAATCCGCATCATTGCTGAGTATTGCTGCCATATTTTTTATAGGTCTAATTCAGTGCAGAAAAattaaaatagcattttaaaatggcatTTAATATGCAGTACCAGTACAGTAGGTGTGCGGCGCACTTTGACACTAACACTTTGAGATCTGGatgttctttgtgtttcttttgtgctgGAGTTTCTCATAGTGCTGAGTGCTTAGAGGAGTTGAAACGCACATACTAAGCTCTACTGTATTAGCTAAGTAGCTCTGGGAACTGCGCTGGTTAAGTCGATGCATTAATTGAGTATTTGGTTGTACCATTATCTTCTCCACAGTGCTACTTCAGTCATTTGGTAAgaagtttgttttaaagttaaGTCACTAGAGGTTTTCACATATAAAATTTTGGCTGTCTTAGCTTTGCCATGGTAACATCCTGTTGTTTTCAGCTTCCCTATATAAAGTCATGTGATCAACCTGTCACTATAGACACCAAACAGTCATATGATCTTTttcaaaaacatacatttaaacagttAGCATAATTACAGGAAAATACTAATTTACTTTGGTATTTGAGCAgtttttaatgatttgttttagtGATGTCTatgaataataatgacaatCATATTTTGCACTTTGGAGAAGAGAGCAATGTGTTTTAATACTGATTGATTTAAGATGTGCAGTGGTCTGCACCTCACTCTGTGCTctctcaaaaaaataaattcatgcaTGTTGTATTGTACATACGGTAAAAGATAAAATCAAAGGTAAAAGATAAAATCAAcgtgcaaaaataaaaactactcTTTTATAGCTGGTAACAGAGCATTAAGTTATTTATGGCCACCGGGGGCAGTGCAACACGATATAAACACAACATTGacgtattatttattatttattcgTTATATATAAATTGTTATGAATGGGTTAACAAACAGTTGCCTTGttacacatccagcagaaccagagaaACAGGAACATTAATGGACGCTATTCATTAAGGCAATATGTGGCTCTGTGGCTGCTTTGTGTTCACCATCTATTTGCTACCTCTGTCTGCTGTGAGGTTTTTtgttgaaaacagctgcctCCTGATACAGGAAGGCTCCCTGTGAGTGCTAAGAGACTCagcaaaaacaatgaaagatGTGAAAATGCTTCATAGAGCTGAGAAGGTCCACATAGCTAAGTGATAATTCTCTTTAGAAGGGCTTTTAAAATCACATAGAAAAGTGAGTGGCTAAACAAAGATGAGCACTTAACTCTGTCATATTTATGTACCTGCTGGAAGTACATTAATGTATTGTTGAAAAGAGTTGCTCTAAAACTACATATTCACTGCTAGAGTACATGAATGTTGGGGAGGATGCCACAGATTCCACATCCATTATGACTTTCTGATGATGAAGAAACCTTGGTGTTTAAGTTGGGACTCACATGCATGCATCCAGAAATAGCCACAGCAGCACTGGTGCAACTCTGTCAGGTGGTGTTATTATGTAAATGCATCTCcagtgcagtgttttctgttctctctgcagacatttctttttcttactcACAACGCACGCTCTCTTTCTTCTGCACTATGATAAAACagtgaacagagaggaggatcagtgaaatatgacatttctgtgtttgataTTTTGCTCAATAGCATAAGTTGTACAAGTTGTGTAGTCAGGTGTTATGACCtcttaaaaagtgaaattagagaaagaaaaaaaaatgtgtttcttagTACACAGTTAAAATTCACTTTCTACAGGGCGGAACAAAAGTCTTAACAAACCTGGTGATTATAAAAGTTGTAGAGTTAGCAGGCCTGTACtgatcttttcatttgtgttaattGGCACCTGACACAGTCTCTGTTTCACAGGGAGAGACAAACAATCACCCCCAGATTCATTAAAATGCAGTGCAAATTAGTTGTTATTAATTTCTCTTAGGACAATGTAATTGATATTTTTCAGTCATTAGCAAATTAAGTATGGTGTATTCTCCTTAGTGCAGAATAACAGGGGCTTCAGCTACAAATAGCAGGTTCATTGTGAGTAGtactgtgtctttgttgaaTGTCAGTTGAGGAAATAATCTGTTTTGTGTCGTCATTCTGTAAACGGTGTGTAATTATCTCTAATGCATTAatctgctctgttttcacaATAATTACCTTCTATTCACAGGCAAATCACAATTGAGGAAGGGGAACAGAGGGCTAAAGAGCTGAGTGTCATGTTCATAGAGACCAGTGCCAAGACAGGTTACAATGTCAAACAGGTGGGTGAGGCCAGACCAGGTTACATATGTCAAGTCCAGGCCATTGTATCTTCTATGATACGGTTAGTTGAAATGACCAGAAATTGAATCCTCCTGACACACAGTTGTAGTTGTGTTTACAATTTCCATCTGAAAAACAGATGAGTCGGAGCTTCAGTAAATAGGTACTTCAGTGACTGATCACACAGTGTGAAGGACACTGCACGAAGTTGATCACTATGGACAGCATCTAAGAAGGCTGCTCACAAAATGGC
This genomic window from Anabas testudineus chromosome 4, fAnaTes1.2, whole genome shotgun sequence contains:
- the rab6ba gene encoding RAB6B, member RAS oncogene family a isoform X2, with amino-acid sequence MSVGSDFGNPLRKFKLVFLGEQSVGKTSLITRFMYDSFDNTYQATIGIDFLSKTMYLEDRTVRLQLWDTAGQERFRSLIPSYIRDSTVAVVVYDITNVNSFQQTSKWIDDVRTERGSDVIIMLVGNKTDLADKRQITIEEGEQRAKELSVMFIETSAKTGYNVKQLFRRVAAALPGMESMQETSKEGMIDIKLDKPQEPQTTEGGCSC
- the rab6ba gene encoding RAB6B, member RAS oncogene family a isoform X1; this translates as MSVGSDFGNPLRKFKLVFLGEQSVGKTSLITRFMYDSFDNTYQATIGIDFLSKTMYLEDRTLSLSEPQVRLQLWDTAGQERFRSLIPSYIRDSTVAVVVYDITNVNSFQQTSKWIDDVRTERGSDVIIMLVGNKTDLADKRQITIEEGEQRAKELSVMFIETSAKTGYNVKQLFRRVAAALPGMESMQETSKEGMIDIKLDKPQEPQTTEGGCSC